One Rhodospirillales bacterium genomic window carries:
- a CDS encoding DUF427 domain-containing protein: MQMTGEPEKVYRNKWEENPDFHMKYDVGDHSVVVTFSGETIAESSGAKFLLEADRTPVLYVPVADVRQDLLERTDTHSHCHWKGHCSYYSIKAGGKLSENALWAYEDPYPEAGFMKGYVSFHPDRVDEITQS, from the coding sequence ATGCAAATGACGGGTGAACCGGAAAAGGTGTACCGCAACAAGTGGGAAGAAAATCCCGATTTTCACATGAAATATGATGTGGGAGATCATTCCGTTGTGGTGACGTTTTCCGGTGAGACCATTGCTGAAAGCAGTGGCGCAAAATTCCTGCTTGAAGCGGATCGCACCCCGGTTCTTTACGTGCCCGTGGCAGATGTGCGTCAGGATTTATTGGAACGCACCGACACCCACAGCCATTGTCACTGGAAGGGCCATTGCAGCTATTACTCGATTAAGGCCGGTGGAAAACTGTCAGAAAATGCCCTCTGGGCCTATGAAGACCCTTACCCCGAAGCCGGGTTTATGAAGGGCTATGTGTCCTTCCATCCCGACCGGGTGGATGAAATTACCCAGTCCTGA
- a CDS encoding xanthine dehydrogenase family protein molybdopterin-binding subunit: protein MAVDKDEDHGPSLGSDNGEFSDLGFDPDRKLKVVGTSPIKPDGVDKVTGRAKFGSDINLPSMLVGKILRSPHAHAIIKSIDTSEAEKFPGVKAVCTRDDFPELPPGGIFDGSYNAMAREKVFYDGHAVAGVAATSEKIAKAALKLIKVEYEVLPHVIDVMDAASDDAPILFPNNRPKGIDGWPKDKQSNILERAEWAMGDVDKGFEDADIIVEHEFDTKPMHQGYIEPQSCVANYTEDGQVELWTCTQAHFVYRSRLAAMLKMDISRIRVTATELGGGFGGKTTLYGEPLAIVLSRKANRPVKISLTRSEVLRATGPVAGTHSRIKIGVTKDGKFTAAEAEMHFQTGPFTGSAYTNAPQAIFTRYDLTNVRAWGFEVVSNRPKVSAFRAPCVPPIVFGVESVVDELAEKLGMDPIDLRLKNAAVEGYTTIYGDTFGPIGFVETLEAAKIHPHYKAPLAPGQGRGVGCGFWFNRGGETTASLNITPDGSINLMLGNPDVAGSRGSIAMMAAEELGVPFEKVRPIIGDTSALGYNHSTVGSRVTFSAGMAIVRAARNAIKVLCQRAAVTWDVPEDSVIFEDGYVRPASTNVGDFEPLSIADIAKNAGKTGGAIAGHAEINATGAGPGFGVHLCDVDVDRETGLVKILRYTVVEDAGKAINPKQVEGQFQGGAVQGIGWALNEEYIYTKEGHMDNTGFLDYRIPVASDMPMIDTQIIEVPNPKHPYGLRGVGEVPVVPTLATVANAVASAIGVRPRSLPMSPPKVLKLIEGTQAKAAAE from the coding sequence ATGGCAGTCGATAAAGATGAAGATCACGGTCCAAGCCTGGGCAGCGATAATGGAGAATTCAGCGATTTAGGCTTTGACCCAGATCGTAAACTGAAAGTCGTTGGCACATCCCCTATCAAACCCGATGGGGTGGATAAGGTCACCGGGCGCGCCAAATTTGGCAGCGATATTAATCTGCCGAGCATGTTGGTTGGCAAGATTCTGCGAAGCCCTCATGCCCATGCGATCATCAAATCCATCGATACGTCTGAGGCTGAAAAATTCCCGGGCGTTAAAGCGGTTTGTACCCGTGACGATTTTCCGGAACTTCCCCCCGGTGGCATATTCGATGGCAGCTACAACGCCATGGCACGGGAAAAGGTGTTTTATGATGGCCATGCGGTTGCCGGCGTTGCTGCTACCAGTGAAAAAATTGCCAAAGCGGCGTTAAAGCTGATCAAGGTTGAATACGAAGTCCTGCCCCATGTCATCGATGTGATGGATGCGGCCAGTGATGATGCGCCAATATTGTTTCCTAACAATCGGCCCAAGGGCATCGATGGTTGGCCAAAGGATAAACAGAGCAACATTCTGGAACGTGCAGAATGGGCCATGGGCGATGTGGATAAAGGCTTCGAAGATGCCGATATCATCGTCGAGCATGAATTTGATACCAAACCCATGCATCAGGGCTATATCGAACCACAATCCTGTGTTGCCAATTACACCGAAGACGGACAGGTTGAATTATGGACCTGTACCCAGGCGCATTTTGTGTATCGTTCGCGCCTTGCGGCCATGCTCAAGATGGATATTTCGCGCATCCGCGTGACGGCAACGGAACTCGGCGGCGGGTTTGGTGGAAAGACCACCCTTTATGGTGAACCTTTGGCGATTGTTTTGTCGCGCAAGGCGAACCGGCCGGTGAAGATTTCCCTGACCCGTTCCGAAGTTCTGCGCGCTACTGGCCCCGTGGCGGGCACCCATTCCCGAATTAAAATTGGTGTCACCAAAGACGGGAAATTCACCGCTGCCGAAGCAGAAATGCATTTCCAAACAGGCCCCTTCACGGGCTCTGCCTACACCAATGCCCCGCAGGCAATTTTCACGCGCTATGATCTGACCAATGTGCGTGCCTGGGGGTTTGAAGTCGTTTCAAACCGGCCAAAGGTAAGCGCATTCCGCGCGCCTTGTGTGCCGCCCATCGTCTTTGGTGTTGAATCTGTGGTCGATGAATTGGCTGAAAAACTGGGCATGGATCCCATTGATCTGCGCCTCAAAAACGCAGCCGTAGAAGGCTACACAACGATTTATGGGGATACCTTTGGCCCCATCGGTTTTGTGGAAACGCTGGAAGCCGCTAAAATACATCCCCATTACAAAGCACCCTTGGCGCCTGGTCAGGGTAGAGGCGTGGGTTGTGGGTTCTGGTTTAACAGAGGCGGTGAAACCACGGCATCTTTGAACATCACCCCCGATGGTTCCATCAATCTGATGCTGGGCAATCCTGATGTAGCAGGATCGCGGGGCTCAATTGCCATGATGGCAGCCGAAGAACTGGGCGTGCCCTTTGAAAAGGTTCGCCCCATCATCGGCGATACATCGGCCTTGGGTTACAACCATTCCACCGTTGGATCGCGCGTGACGTTTTCGGCTGGTATGGCCATTGTGCGCGCTGCGCGTAATGCCATCAAAGTCCTGTGCCAGCGTGCCGCTGTGACATGGGATGTGCCCGAAGACAGCGTCATTTTTGAAGATGGCTATGTCCGCCCGGCAAGCACCAATGTCGGTGATTTTGAACCGCTTTCCATTGCTGATATCGCAAAAAATGCGGGCAAAACGGGTGGTGCCATTGCGGGCCATGCGGAAATCAACGCAACCGGTGCGGGGCCGGGCTTCGGGGTTCATCTCTGCGATGTGGATGTGGATCGTGAAACCGGTTTGGTCAAAATCTTGCGCTATACCGTAGTGGAAGATGCGGGCAAAGCCATCAATCCAAAACAGGTTGAAGGCCAGTTCCAGGGCGGTGCGGTTCAGGGCATCGGCTGGGCGTTGAACGAGGAATACATCTACACCAAGGAAGGCCATATGGATAATACGGGCTTCCTGGATTATCGTATTCCAGTTGCGTCTGATATGCCGATGATTGATACCCAAATTATCGAAGTACCCAATCCGAAGCATCCCTATGGGTTGCGGGGCGTTGGCGAAGTGCCGGTGGTGCCAACCTTGGCAACGGTTGCCAATGCGGTGGCCAGTGCCATTGGGGTCAGGCCCAGGTCTCTGCCTATGTCGCCGCCCAAGGTTCTGAAATTGATTGAGGGAACGCAAGCCAAGGCAGCAGCGGAATAG
- a CDS encoding (2Fe-2S)-binding protein: MARNHVTTTINGDEYEYLCDTEQTLLDCLRDELFLTGTKEGCASGDCGACNVVLDGTLVCSCLVLGVEAEGKSIETIEGLADGEKLHPLQQNFLELNGLQCGICTPGILIAAKALLERNPDPTEIEIRFWLAGNLCRCTGYDKVIRSVQAAAAEMRKG, from the coding sequence ATGGCAAGAAATCATGTAACCACCACCATCAATGGTGATGAATACGAATATCTATGCGACACGGAACAGACCCTACTGGATTGTCTTCGCGATGAATTGTTTCTGACAGGCACCAAAGAAGGGTGTGCGTCGGGCGATTGCGGAGCATGCAATGTTGTTCTGGATGGGACACTGGTTTGTTCCTGTCTGGTGTTGGGTGTTGAAGCCGAAGGAAAATCCATCGAGACCATCGAAGGCCTTGCTGACGGCGAAAAATTGCACCCGTTGCAGCAGAATTTTCTGGAACTGAACGGTTTGCAATGCGGCATTTGTACGCCGGGTATCCTGATCGCGGCCAAAGCGCTTTTGGAACGCAATCCCGATCCCACGGAAATTGAAATTCGGTTCTGGCTGGCAGGGAATCTCTGCCGGTGCACCGGTTATGACAAGGTCATTCGTTCGGTTCAGGCAGCAGCCGCCGAAATGAGGAAGGGTTAA
- a CDS encoding xanthine dehydrogenase family protein subunit M yields MRYETPETLDAAVALLAGADGVTKIMAGGTDVLVQLHADMIEPDLLVDLKKIPELTQIAEENGGWRVGAAVPIMALMDVEAFCTTWPGVIEGAKLIGSIQVKGRATLGGNLCNASPGADSVPAVMVAGAVASIIGPSGQRELPAEDVAIAPGKTALEKGEFVTSLFFPKRPPHSGDCYQRFTPRTEMDIAVVGVGINLTLDDDGTCTAARVALGAVAARALLVEEAANTLIGTKVDDAALAALAAAASAASKPIDDKRGTKEFRIKLSGVLAKRVAQVALDRARQN; encoded by the coding sequence TTGCGTTATGAAACGCCGGAAACCCTGGATGCAGCAGTCGCGCTGCTGGCAGGGGCTGATGGGGTAACCAAGATCATGGCAGGGGGCACCGATGTTTTGGTGCAATTGCATGCCGATATGATAGAGCCCGACCTTCTGGTCGATCTTAAAAAAATTCCCGAACTGACCCAGATAGCCGAAGAAAACGGCGGCTGGCGTGTTGGTGCTGCGGTTCCCATCATGGCATTGATGGACGTGGAAGCCTTTTGCACAACATGGCCGGGTGTCATCGAAGGCGCAAAGCTGATCGGTTCAATCCAGGTTAAGGGCCGGGCCACCTTGGGCGGCAATCTTTGTAATGCGTCCCCCGGTGCAGACAGTGTGCCTGCGGTGATGGTTGCAGGTGCCGTGGCCAGCATCATTGGCCCATCGGGCCAGCGGGAACTGCCCGCAGAAGACGTGGCCATTGCACCGGGCAAGACAGCACTGGAAAAGGGCGAATTCGTCACATCCTTGTTTTTCCCCAAACGCCCACCCCATTCAGGGGATTGCTATCAGCGGTTCACGCCACGCACGGAAATGGACATTGCCGTTGTGGGTGTCGGGATCAACCTGACTTTGGATGATGATGGCACCTGTACGGCGGCGCGTGTGGCGCTGGGTGCGGTTGCTGCGCGGGCCCTTTTGGTTGAAGAAGCCGCCAATACATTGATCGGCACCAAAGTGGATGATGCGGCCCTTGCGGCATTGGCGGCGGCTGCCAGTGCAGCGAGCAAGCCCATCGATGACAAACGCGGGACCAAAGAGTTTCGAATTAAACTGAGTGGCGTGCTGGCAAAGCGCGTGGCCCAGGTCGCATTAGACAGAGCGAGGCAGAATTAA
- a CDS encoding iron ABC transporter permease, which yields MTDSKSSDPNMVKKPPIGMGHFIMSLLILFFSFYIIYPVILIFIQSFNVAGHIVGTYEFSFANWIAAFKEPDVLESLYNTVLVFVCYTSISFPLAVIIAWVLARTPIPFSRSLEFMFWVSFMLPALTTTIGWSLLLDPYFGFINVWAKNLFSLKGPMFDIYSVEGIVFAHLMGNALSQKVMLLTPAFRNMNATLEEAGRVSGAGRIRTMIRITLPVMIPAMVVVFMLNLVRMFNTFEIEQILGTPIRFFVYSTQLFDYIREVEPPAYGEATALASLTLLIILMIIPVQRWLMSRRQYTTISGDYKPGLVHMGAAQKPAFWLICFMVALLTIVPVLTLLGGSFMTRAGFFQATPTYTLSHWQTVLTDPIFFRAFQTTITLSMATAIISPLLFSMVAYILVRRRWPGKALLDTIFWASAGIPGILSGLGLLWVITGTAGLSWLYGTIWILIIVVILQGKLTSIQMFKSIFLQMGDDMEEAARVAGAGWFYTYFRIWLPLIAPTMVLMGILNFVIAAGSTGSVILLASRDTVTLSLLALEYMTTSTGGAREVAGIISLFIVAMTAGLALIARWFGFQVGVKDR from the coding sequence GTGACCGATTCGAAGTCGTCTGATCCAAACATGGTGAAAAAACCCCCCATCGGGATGGGGCATTTCATCATGTCTCTTTTGATCCTGTTTTTCAGTTTCTACATTATCTATCCCGTCATCCTGATTTTTATTCAGAGCTTTAATGTCGCGGGTCATATCGTTGGCACCTATGAATTCAGTTTTGCCAATTGGATCGCGGCCTTCAAAGAGCCGGATGTTTTAGAAAGCCTTTACAATACGGTTCTGGTTTTTGTCTGTTACACGTCCATCAGTTTTCCGTTGGCCGTGATTATTGCCTGGGTTCTGGCACGCACCCCCATTCCATTTTCCCGTAGCCTTGAATTCATGTTCTGGGTGTCCTTTATGTTGCCCGCCCTCACCACGACCATTGGCTGGTCCCTTTTGCTGGACCCATATTTTGGGTTTATCAATGTTTGGGCAAAGAACCTGTTTTCCCTGAAGGGGCCAATGTTCGATATCTACAGCGTCGAAGGCATTGTCTTTGCCCATTTGATGGGCAATGCGCTTTCTCAAAAGGTCATGCTGTTAACGCCGGCGTTCCGCAATATGAACGCGACCCTGGAAGAAGCCGGACGGGTCAGTGGTGCCGGGCGCATCCGAACAATGATCCGCATCACCCTTCCCGTGATGATCCCTGCCATGGTGGTTGTCTTCATGCTGAACCTTGTCCGCATGTTTAACACGTTCGAGATTGAACAGATTCTGGGCACCCCCATCCGGTTTTTTGTCTATTCCACCCAACTGTTTGATTACATCCGCGAAGTGGAACCCCCGGCATATGGCGAAGCGACGGCGCTAGCCAGTTTGACGCTTTTGATTATTTTGATGATCATTCCAGTGCAGCGCTGGTTGATGTCGCGGCGCCAATACACCACCATCAGCGGGGATTACAAACCCGGGCTGGTGCATATGGGCGCTGCCCAGAAACCCGCTTTCTGGCTGATTTGCTTCATGGTGGCGCTGCTGACCATTGTTCCTGTGCTGACGCTTTTGGGCGGCAGTTTCATGACGCGGGCCGGGTTCTTTCAGGCCACCCCCACCTATACGTTAAGCCATTGGCAAACGGTGCTGACGGACCCGATTTTCTTCCGCGCCTTCCAGACCACGATCACGCTTTCCATGGCGACGGCGATCATCTCGCCCCTTCTGTTTTCCATGGTGGCCTATATTTTGGTGCGGCGGCGTTGGCCGGGCAAAGCCTTGCTCGACACCATTTTTTGGGCCAGTGCCGGGATTCCGGGCATTTTGTCAGGCCTTGGGCTGCTTTGGGTCATTACCGGAACAGCAGGGCTCAGCTGGCTTTATGGCACCATCTGGATATTGATCATTGTCGTCATCCTTCAGGGAAAACTGACCAGTATCCAGATGTTCAAGAGCATCTTTTTACAAATGGGCGATGATATGGAAGAGGCGGCCCGTGTGGCCGGGGCAGGGTGGTTTTATACCTATTTCAGAATCTGGCTGCCCTTGATTGCGCCGACGATGGTTTTGATGGGGATTTTGAATTTTGTCATTGCCGCCGGCTCAACCGGCAGCGTTATCTTGCTGGCCAGCCGGGATACCGTGACCTTGTCGCTTTTGGCGCTGGAATATATGACCACGTCCACGGGCGGGGCCAGAGAAGTCGCTGGAATCATCAGCCTGTTCATCGTTGCCATGACCGCAGGCCTTGCCCTGATTGCCCGCTGGTTTGGCTTTCAGGTGGGTGTGAAAGACCGCTAG
- a CDS encoding extracellular solute-binding protein produces the protein MFKKILISAAPAALAALVAVPSVVYGADVTVRDTQVAQSSEWKALVRAAKREGKVELILGGQMPRKLRKIMPEFTKKYGIKVNAQTGSSRRHAARILAERKSGKYTADVWIGGANSGLSILLPNKMIQPLDKLLIDPEVKNPKRWYQGKHHYTDPKGRYIFTWGASPAYVIAINTNMVKVDEIQSYWDLLKPKWKGKIVARSPARRGSGASSVPMLLNPQIGEKWFTKFATEMDVTITRDSRQGAEWLALGRYAIGMFGINNPSVKLAREGFPVKPYLPQIMKEGEILSASAANIMSVSKPANPKAAQLFINWALSKEGQSIFIKTGETSDSMRVDVDKNLIAKQYWIRPDRKYYVAFSDPKFINNQRKLLKKLRKIMKKGRKKRKK, from the coding sequence ATGTTTAAAAAAATTCTTATCAGTGCGGCCCCGGCAGCTTTGGCGGCGTTGGTTGCCGTGCCATCCGTTGTTTATGGGGCTGACGTAACTGTCAGAGATACCCAGGTTGCACAAAGTTCAGAATGGAAGGCGCTGGTTCGTGCCGCCAAACGCGAAGGCAAGGTGGAACTGATCCTTGGTGGCCAGATGCCGCGTAAATTGCGCAAAATCATGCCTGAATTTACCAAAAAATATGGCATCAAGGTCAATGCCCAAACCGGCAGCAGCCGCAGGCATGCCGCCCGTATTCTGGCCGAGCGAAAATCTGGCAAATACACTGCCGATGTCTGGATCGGGGGGGCCAACAGCGGCCTATCCATCCTGTTGCCCAACAAGATGATTCAGCCGTTGGATAAACTTTTGATCGATCCAGAAGTTAAAAATCCAAAGCGCTGGTATCAGGGCAAACACCATTATACCGACCCAAAGGGCCGTTATATTTTTACCTGGGGCGCATCGCCCGCATACGTGATCGCCATTAACACCAACATGGTGAAGGTGGATGAAATCCAGTCTTATTGGGATTTGTTGAAGCCCAAATGGAAGGGCAAAATTGTTGCCCGTTCACCGGCGCGTCGCGGTTCCGGTGCGAGCAGCGTGCCGATGTTGCTGAACCCGCAAATTGGTGAAAAATGGTTCACGAAATTTGCCACAGAAATGGATGTGACCATCACCCGGGATTCGCGCCAAGGTGCTGAATGGTTGGCCCTTGGCCGGTATGCCATTGGCATGTTCGGCATCAATAACCCGTCGGTGAAATTGGCCCGCGAAGGGTTCCCCGTGAAACCTTATCTGCCACAGATTATGAAAGAGGGCGAAATTCTTTCCGCATCTGCTGCCAATATAATGTCGGTCAGTAAACCTGCCAATCCAAAGGCTGCTCAATTGTTCATTAACTGGGCGCTGAGCAAGGAAGGTCAGTCGATCTTTATCAAGACGGGTGAAACATCGGATTCCATGCGCGTGGATGTGGACAAGAACCTGATTGCAAAACAGTACTGGATCAGGCCAGACCGTAAATACTACGTCGCCTTTTCCGATCCTAAATTTATCAATAATCAAAGGAAGCTGTTGAAAAAGCTTCGCAAGATTATGAAAAAAGGCCGGAAGAAAAGAAAAAAATAA
- a CDS encoding ABC transporter ATP-binding protein yields the protein MADNPSRSEPAIRLVNLSKTYPGNSEKAVDGLSLEIADGEMFTLLGPSGCGKSTTLRMVAGLEEPDEGSIYFGGKAVVLTDQNFSLPPDKRNLGMVFQSYAIWPHMTVGENVGFPLKAQKFPAAEIGPRVSKILELVGMGGMEDRPGPLLSGGQQQRVALARALVTEPRILLLDEPFSNLDAKLREQMRLEVRQLQQRLNIAVLFVTHDQIEALSLSDHIALMKFGVVQQQGAPRTLYEAPINEFVRDFVGRTLLFRGTVRSETGEGQITVGIDGGPNCVVTGPTCHTDGTQSANGKDHGKSVFVGVRPEDVSLSRNTGDVVPPNSIGGTVLAALFIGERFEYQIAVDDQRTIILYGERHEPLEEKDKIWLSLRPDGHSIWSTDVSESEQEA from the coding sequence GTGGCGGACAATCCATCCCGGTCAGAGCCAGCAATCCGGCTCGTTAATTTATCGAAAACCTATCCCGGGAATTCGGAGAAAGCTGTCGATGGGCTTTCCCTTGAAATCGCCGATGGAGAGATGTTTACCCTTTTAGGGCCGAGCGGGTGCGGCAAAAGCACAACGCTTCGCATGGTTGCCGGTTTGGAAGAACCCGATGAAGGGTCCATCTATTTTGGCGGCAAGGCTGTGGTCTTGACGGATCAAAATTTTTCACTGCCGCCCGATAAACGCAATCTTGGCATGGTGTTCCAGTCTTATGCCATCTGGCCCCATATGACGGTGGGTGAAAACGTCGGGTTTCCTCTAAAGGCACAGAAATTTCCAGCGGCCGAAATTGGTCCCCGGGTTTCCAAGATATTGGAACTTGTGGGCATGGGCGGCATGGAAGATCGCCCGGGGCCATTGTTGTCTGGTGGTCAACAACAGCGCGTGGCGCTGGCCCGGGCATTGGTGACAGAACCCCGCATTCTTTTGCTGGATGAACCCTTTTCAAACCTTGATGCAAAATTGCGCGAACAGATGCGCCTGGAGGTTCGCCAATTGCAGCAACGCCTCAACATTGCCGTTCTTTTCGTGACCCATGACCAGATCGAAGCCCTCAGCCTTTCTGACCATATTGCCCTGATGAAGTTTGGGGTGGTGCAGCAACAAGGGGCACCCAGAACGCTGTACGAAGCCCCCATCAATGAGTTTGTACGCGATTTTGTGGGCAGAACCCTTTTGTTCAGGGGCACGGTGCGCTCTGAAACGGGTGAGGGACAGATAACGGTCGGCATTGATGGCGGGCCAAACTGTGTTGTTACTGGGCCGACCTGTCACACAGATGGCACCCAGTCCGCCAATGGCAAAGACCATGGGAAATCCGTCTTTGTCGGGGTGCGTCCGGAAGACGTGAGCTTGTCGCGCAATACCGGTGATGTTGTCCCACCGAACAGCATTGGTGGAACCGTGCTGGCGGCGTTGTTTATAGGTGAGCGGTTTGAATACCAAATTGCCGTTGATGATCAGCGAACCATTATTTTATACGGTGAACGGCACGAGCCGTTGGAAGAAAAGGATAAAATTTGGTTGTCCCTGCGCCCCGATGGGCACAGCATTTGGTCAACCGATGTTTCAGAAAGTGAGCAGGAAGCCTAA
- a CDS encoding thiamine pyrophosphate-requiring protein: MNGADVVAEILKREGTEFLACYPRNPLIESCAAIDIRPVLCRQERVGVGMADGFSRMRRGRQNGVFAAQHGPGIENAFAGVAQAYSENVPLLVIPAGFPGPRQSVNPTFRAAEVFRPVTKYSAMAHTVGELPDLMRRAFQAMRSGKGGPVMVEIPTDVFDAEYNGDINYTPVPMMRSAPDPESVKTAATMLLAAKNPILWAGQGVIYAGAGAKLLALAELIAAPVACTNPGKSAVPDNHPLSLGGSTRSRSKMYAEFMKRADLVMAVGSSLTRTSFGPPLPDGKTLIHSTNDFSDINKDMPTDLGLMGDAELVVDALIEEIARQKKADDGSALSGLKDEIAAIKKEWLAEWADHLSSDEVPINQYRVISELMRAVDRDNVIITHESGSPREQLLPFWETTQAGSYMGWGKSTQLGYGLGLILGAKLANPDKLCINVMGDCSFGMTGMDIETASRNGIGILTVVFNNSVMACERGVMETSTAKYDALNVGGNYSKVAEGLNVASRRVDSPNDIQSAIKTAIDTTEKGQPFLLEIVAKEGYDFSRYQY; encoded by the coding sequence ATGAACGGTGCTGACGTTGTTGCCGAAATTCTTAAGCGCGAAGGCACGGAATTTCTTGCCTGTTATCCTCGCAACCCTTTGATCGAATCCTGTGCGGCCATTGATATCCGCCCGGTGTTGTGCCGTCAGGAACGGGTTGGGGTTGGCATGGCAGATGGATTTTCGCGCATGCGCCGTGGTCGCCAGAACGGCGTGTTTGCCGCCCAGCATGGGCCGGGCATCGAAAATGCCTTCGCCGGTGTGGCTCAGGCCTATTCGGAAAATGTGCCCTTATTGGTTATCCCTGCCGGTTTTCCGGGTCCGCGCCAAAGTGTGAATCCAACCTTTCGTGCCGCCGAAGTGTTTCGCCCGGTCACCAAATATTCGGCCATGGCCCACACCGTTGGCGAATTGCCAGACCTGATGCGCCGCGCCTTTCAGGCCATGCGTTCGGGCAAGGGTGGCCCCGTCATGGTGGAAATTCCGACCGATGTGTTTGATGCGGAATATAATGGCGACATTAATTACACCCCGGTGCCAATGATGCGATCGGCCCCGGACCCGGAATCGGTAAAGACGGCGGCAACCATGCTGTTGGCTGCCAAAAATCCGATCCTCTGGGCGGGACAAGGCGTTATTTATGCCGGTGCCGGTGCTAAATTATTGGCGCTGGCCGAATTGATCGCAGCCCCCGTGGCGTGCACCAATCCCGGCAAAAGTGCGGTTCCCGATAACCACCCTCTTTCTCTTGGTGGGTCCACGCGGTCGCGCTCGAAAATGTATGCGGAATTCATGAAACGCGCCGATCTGGTGATGGCGGTTGGTTCCAGCTTGACCCGGACATCCTTTGGGCCGCCTTTGCCCGATGGCAAGACGTTGATCCATTCGACCAATGATTTTAGTGACATCAACAAAGACATGCCCACCGATCTTGGTTTGATGGGGGATGCGGAATTGGTGGTTGATGCGTTGATCGAAGAAATTGCGCGTCAGAAAAAGGCCGATGACGGTAGTGCGCTTTCCGGCTTAAAAGACGAAATCGCCGCCATCAAAAAAGAATGGCTGGCCGAATGGGCAGACCATCTTTCATCCGATGAAGTGCCCATCAACCAGTATCGGGTGATCAGTGAATTGATGCGTGCTGTTGATCGGGACAATGTGATCATCACCCATGAATCAGGCAGCCCCCGCGAACAGCTTTTACCATTTTGGGAAACCACCCAGGCGGGCTCTTACATGGGTTGGGGTAAATCCACCCAGTTGGGGTATGGCCTTGGCCTGATCCTTGGTGCGAAATTGGCCAACCCGGACAAACTCTGCATTAATGTGATGGGCGATTGTTCCTTTGGCATGACGGGGATGGATATTGAAACCGCATCGCGCAATGGCATTGGCATTTTGACGGTGGTGTTTAACAACTCGGTCATGGCGTGCGAACGCGGTGTCATGGAAACGTCCACGGCCAAATATGATGCCCTGAATGTTGGTGGGAATTATTCCAAGGTGGCAGAAGGCCTGAACGTTGCATCCCGGCGGGTCGATAGCCCAAATGACATTCAATCGGCGATAAAAACTGCCATTGATACCACCGAAAAAGGCCAACCCTTCTTGTTGGAGATTGTTGCCAAAGAGGGATACGATTTTTCACGCTATCAGTATTAA